In the Candidatus Electrothrix rattekaaiensis genome, one interval contains:
- a CDS encoding MoxR family ATPase — MNSSIETPPVPPVPAEQNNTADVAPEQSVQEINKAVQNSSAWVGLLKREVEKNIIGQERLVERLLIGLLSGGHILLEGLPGLAKTLAVKTLAAAVSTDFRRIQFTPDMLPADIMGTEIYNPQNTSFEVKQGPIFSSIILADEINRAPSKVQSALLEAMQEKQVTIGETTFSLPELFLVLATQNPIEQEGTYPLPEAQVDRFMLKVKVDYPTREQERRILDMVEHTDSKMQVQPLIAPEDILAARKVVDTIYLDDRIKEYIVDLVFATRDAGSISPELKDYIETGASPRATINLKAAARALAYLNGRGYVIPDDIKNCAPDIMRHRLRISYEAEAEGVTSEDIIQRLLDTVPVP; from the coding sequence ATGAACTCGTCCATTGAAACACCACCGGTTCCTCCGGTCCCGGCGGAACAAAACAATACAGCCGATGTTGCCCCGGAACAATCTGTCCAGGAAATCAACAAGGCTGTCCAGAACAGTTCAGCCTGGGTCGGTCTGCTGAAACGGGAAGTGGAGAAAAATATTATCGGCCAAGAACGGCTGGTGGAACGCCTGCTCATCGGCCTGCTCTCTGGTGGGCATATTCTGCTGGAAGGTCTGCCCGGTCTGGCTAAAACTTTGGCGGTCAAAACCCTGGCCGCTGCCGTGTCCACGGATTTTCGCCGGATCCAGTTTACCCCGGATATGCTGCCAGCAGACATCATGGGCACGGAGATCTATAATCCGCAGAACACCTCTTTTGAGGTCAAGCAGGGCCCGATCTTTTCCTCCATCATCCTGGCCGATGAAATCAACCGGGCCCCGTCCAAGGTGCAATCGGCCCTGCTGGAGGCCATGCAAGAAAAGCAGGTCACCATCGGAGAAACCACGTTTTCTCTGCCCGAGCTGTTCCTAGTTCTGGCGACCCAAAACCCCATTGAGCAGGAAGGCACCTATCCCCTGCCCGAGGCCCAGGTGGATCGTTTTATGCTCAAGGTGAAGGTGGATTATCCCACCCGGGAGCAGGAACGAAGAATCCTGGACATGGTGGAGCATACCGACTCCAAGATGCAGGTGCAGCCGCTCATCGCCCCGGAGGATATCCTGGCGGCCCGCAAGGTGGTGGACACCATTTATTTGGACGACCGGATCAAGGAGTACATCGTGGATCTGGTCTTTGCCACCCGTGATGCGGGCAGCATCAGCCCTGAACTGAAAGATTATATCGAAACCGGAGCCTCGCCCAGGGCCACCATCAACCTAAAAGCGGCTGCCCGTGCCCTGGCTTACCTCAACGGTCGCGGCTATGTCATCCCGGATGATATTAAAAACTGTGCCCCGGATATAATGCGCCATCGCCTGCGGATCAGCTATGAGGCTGAGGCTGAAGGGGTGACCAGCGAGGATATTATTCAGCGCCTGCTGGATACGGTGCCGGTGCCGTAA
- the tilS gene encoding tRNA lysidine(34) synthetase TilS produces MRKKEPLARLFFRELIESCQVAQGSSIIIAVSGGPDSMALLHLLAGARKRLELDLTAVWVDHCLRPEETPREEQTVLAATEKLQINCVRHRVDAASSASEQGTSLEHAARDLRYAALRTTAREAGAEYIAVAHTADDQAEEILLRLLRGSGREGVSGMRMQSRDLIRPLLNIDKKDLLAWLTEQEIASCFDSSNDDMRFLRNRVRHQLLPFLEEHFEQGVKKSLRKTADSLAVDEELLAVLTAEAEQKTISELSSPKIKLLRAPFCGLHPALQRRVVERLLWKIGGKASYDHILLVIKAAESGRTNSELHLGRGLRVGVFRDCLEFSYPVGQRAWRGRLFGTSDGGS; encoded by the coding sequence ATGCGAAAGAAAGAGCCATTGGCCCGTCTTTTTTTTCGGGAACTTATCGAATCCTGTCAGGTTGCGCAGGGGAGTAGCATTATCATTGCGGTTTCTGGTGGCCCAGATTCTATGGCACTGCTCCATCTCTTGGCTGGTGCCCGGAAGCGGTTAGAGCTTGACCTGACAGCGGTCTGGGTGGATCACTGTTTGCGCCCGGAAGAAACTCCGAGAGAAGAACAGACGGTTCTTGCTGCGACGGAAAAATTGCAGATCAACTGCGTCAGGCACCGGGTGGATGCGGCCTCCTCTGCGAGCGAGCAAGGGACTTCTCTTGAGCATGCTGCCCGCGACCTGCGCTATGCCGCCCTTCGGACTACCGCTCGTGAGGCGGGGGCGGAATATATTGCTGTGGCCCATACGGCTGATGATCAGGCGGAAGAGATCCTATTGCGACTCTTGCGGGGGAGCGGTCGGGAAGGGGTGTCCGGGATGCGGATGCAGAGCAGAGACCTGATACGTCCCTTGCTGAATATCGATAAAAAAGACTTGCTAGCTTGGCTGACAGAGCAAGAAATCGCCTCCTGCTTTGATTCGTCCAATGACGATATGCGCTTTCTGCGCAATCGGGTTCGCCATCAGCTGCTGCCCTTTCTGGAAGAGCATTTTGAGCAGGGGGTCAAGAAATCCCTGCGCAAGACCGCAGACAGTTTGGCGGTAGATGAAGAGCTGCTGGCGGTCTTAACCGCCGAGGCGGAGCAGAAAACAATCAGCGAATTATCCTCCCCGAAAATTAAGCTTCTCCGGGCTCCGTTTTGCGGACTGCATCCAGCCTTGCAGCGTCGGGTGGTTGAGCGTCTGCTCTGGAAAATAGGGGGAAAAGCGAGCTATGATCATATCCTCCTGGTAATCAAAGCTGCGGAGAGCGGCAGAACAAACAGTGAGTTGCACCTCGGGCGCGGCCTGCGGGTTGGTGTTTTCCGTGATTGCTTGGAGTTTTCTTATCCGGTTGGGCAGCGGGCTTGGCGGGGGCGGTTGTTTGGGACGTCCGATGGGGGAAGTTGA
- a CDS encoding DUF58 domain-containing protein, whose translation MEKAITKEILRKVRRIEVRTRRMVDNSLAGSYHSVFKGQGMNFDEVREYVPGDEIRSIDWNVTARTGVPHVKKFTEERELTIILMIDISGSGGFGSGDQSKREMMAELGSVLAFSAVRNNDKVGLILFSDFVELFIPPDKGRKHILRVIREILFFQPKNKGTDISEALNFVNRVAKRKCVTFLLSDFCLPGDYDDSLAALRPKLLVTGRRHDLITVSVTDPREQELPDVGHITLEDAETGEQLVLNTADPQTRQAYAHLALDRAERFAHTVRSAGLDLLQLSTDKPYIMPLMGFFKARERRMGR comes from the coding sequence ATGGAAAAAGCAATAACCAAAGAAATTCTGAGGAAAGTCCGTCGCATTGAAGTGCGCACCCGCCGCATGGTGGATAACTCCCTGGCCGGGAGCTACCACTCGGTCTTTAAGGGCCAGGGCATGAACTTCGATGAGGTCCGGGAATACGTGCCCGGCGATGAGATCCGCTCTATTGACTGGAACGTCACGGCCCGTACCGGGGTGCCCCATGTGAAAAAATTCACTGAAGAGCGGGAACTGACCATCATACTGATGATCGACATCAGCGGTTCAGGCGGATTCGGCTCCGGGGACCAATCTAAGCGCGAGATGATGGCCGAGCTGGGTTCGGTCTTGGCCTTTTCCGCTGTGCGCAATAACGACAAGGTGGGCCTGATCCTGTTTTCCGATTTTGTTGAACTCTTCATCCCGCCGGATAAAGGACGCAAGCATATCCTTCGGGTCATCCGGGAGATCCTCTTTTTTCAGCCCAAAAATAAAGGCACGGATATCTCTGAAGCCTTGAATTTTGTCAACCGGGTAGCTAAACGCAAATGCGTGACCTTTCTTTTATCAGACTTCTGCCTGCCCGGCGATTATGACGATTCGCTGGCAGCACTTCGCCCTAAGTTATTAGTCACCGGACGTCGTCACGACCTGATCACGGTCTCAGTTACCGACCCAAGAGAGCAGGAGCTGCCTGATGTCGGTCATATCACCTTGGAAGACGCGGAAACCGGCGAACAGTTAGTGCTCAACACAGCTGATCCACAGACCCGACAGGCCTATGCCCATCTGGCCCTTGATCGGGCTGAGCGTTTTGCCCATACCGTGCGCAGTGCTGGCCTTGATCTGCTCCAGCTCTCTACAGATAAACCTTATATCATGCCGTTGATGGGATTTTTTAAGGCGCGGGAAAGGAGGATGGGCCGATGA
- a CDS encoding VWA domain-containing protein — translation MDSLRFVHPELLWLLLILPVLAFLRGRRGPAPSLVFSSISMAKAISGDRKVSPGKFLAWLRLAAIGLLIIAIARPQWGNTKTEVEASGIDILLAVDVSGSMQAMDFELKGRNVDRLTVVKAVVKKFIEERPNDRIGLVAFAGRPYMVCPLTLDHDWLQLRLDSLQTGMIEDGTAIGSAIVAGVNRLRDQEAKSRIVILLTDGVNNSGKAAPLTAAEAAETMKIKVYTIGAGRRGVAPMPVEDQFGRKRIIRAQVDIDEKTLSKIAEMTGAQYFRATDTKSLEKIYEEINAMEATTRKIKHFARYRELFSWLVFAALVLLGVELFVSRRRLP, via the coding sequence ATGGACAGCCTTCGTTTTGTGCATCCTGAACTGCTCTGGCTCCTGCTTATCCTTCCTGTTCTGGCTTTTTTGCGAGGGCGGCGCGGGCCAGCACCGTCCTTGGTGTTTTCCTCCATCTCAATGGCCAAAGCAATCTCCGGCGACCGCAAAGTCAGTCCTGGTAAATTCCTGGCTTGGTTACGCCTAGCAGCCATCGGCCTGCTCATCATCGCTATTGCTCGGCCTCAATGGGGCAATACCAAGACCGAGGTCGAGGCATCAGGCATTGACATCCTGCTGGCCGTTGATGTTTCCGGGTCCATGCAGGCTATGGATTTCGAGCTCAAAGGCAGGAATGTTGATCGCCTGACCGTGGTCAAGGCGGTGGTTAAAAAATTCATTGAAGAACGCCCCAACGACCGCATCGGGCTGGTCGCTTTTGCAGGTCGCCCCTACATGGTCTGCCCCCTGACTCTGGATCATGACTGGCTCCAGCTCCGTCTGGATTCTTTGCAAACAGGGATGATCGAAGACGGCACAGCCATCGGTTCCGCCATTGTGGCCGGGGTGAACCGGCTGCGGGATCAGGAGGCCAAATCCCGGATCGTGATCCTGCTCACTGACGGGGTAAATAATTCAGGCAAGGCCGCGCCACTCACTGCTGCCGAAGCCGCAGAGACCATGAAGATCAAGGTCTACACCATCGGGGCGGGTCGACGCGGGGTGGCTCCCATGCCGGTGGAAGACCAGTTCGGTCGCAAGCGAATTATTCGGGCGCAGGTGGATATTGATGAAAAGACGCTGAGTAAAATCGCTGAAATGACCGGGGCGCAGTATTTTAGGGCCACGGATACCAAGTCGCTGGAGAAAATCTACGAGGAGATTAATGCGATGGAGGCCACGACCCGGAAGATCAAGCATTTTGCTCGCTATCGGGAGCTGTTTTCCTGGCTGGTTTTTGCGGCCTTGGTGCTGCTGGGGGTGGAGTTGTTTGTTTCTCGGAGGCGGTTGCCGTAA
- a CDS encoding ATP-binding domain-containing protein — translation MSSYFFLHAEKNARNATLIDALEIFSDTNQTLIYVLDRPLTDQKYTYSYTQALIILSSSNKIAIVDYGKKEDEYEDYVEDVIEDVGSISDKYLYKTVVGRPRIWRKSLLETTIKIESIKEVNDFFERLSVKEESNKKKLDLLISLFIGSINDIERIKEEVPTTLLDKVKQKIQLFDGDQTRFIYKNPDKVKIRIQGLSGTGKTELLLHKLKELYINDNNSKIFFTCHNKILSDNLKKRIPDFFNFMKVEQQIEWDSRLWCTNAWGSNSYPNSGAYRYICAFYKIPFYRFSYQMSFSKACQLAINDIRKKYPEDAPFALTYMFIDESQDFDDNFFDLCELVTEKNIYIAGDIFQSIFDETISSTIEPDFLLGKCYRTDPKTLMFAHGLGMGLFEKTKLRWLEEKEWKDCGYNVHIKNAQYFLSREPLKRFEDLNDNFESIRIVEATESFSDTIVSIIKEIIQENKTVKPDDIGIILLDSNKDIYELADILEIKIQKEFGWKANKTYESKEKRHDTLLISNRNNVKGLEFPFVICVTKKITCSPSYRNSLYTMLTRSFLKSFFVTQPGKRSGLTSKMKEGLKHIISQKEMVIKEPSEEEKKKIRTRFKYSLKKLSHYDLMMKIFKELKVEKRYQDKLLQATQQMDMIESDQIILKEFIKDNLKYIKG, via the coding sequence ATGAGTAGCTACTTTTTTTTACATGCAGAAAAAAATGCTAGGAATGCAACCCTGATTGACGCACTTGAAATATTCTCAGATACAAATCAAACCTTGATTTATGTTTTAGATAGACCTTTAACTGACCAAAAATATACATATAGTTACACTCAAGCTTTGATAATATTATCATCAAGCAATAAAATTGCTATTGTAGATTATGGAAAAAAGGAAGATGAATATGAAGACTATGTAGAAGATGTAATAGAAGATGTAGGCTCAATTTCAGATAAATATTTATACAAAACTGTTGTTGGGAGGCCAAGAATTTGGAGAAAGTCACTGTTAGAAACAACAATAAAAATTGAATCAATTAAGGAAGTAAATGACTTCTTTGAAAGATTATCTGTAAAAGAGGAGAGCAACAAGAAAAAACTTGACTTATTAATTTCTTTATTTATTGGCAGTATCAATGATATTGAACGTATTAAAGAAGAAGTTCCGACAACATTACTAGATAAGGTCAAACAAAAAATTCAATTATTTGATGGAGACCAAACTAGATTTATTTATAAAAATCCTGATAAAGTAAAAATTCGTATTCAAGGATTATCAGGGACAGGAAAAACAGAACTCCTTCTGCATAAGTTGAAGGAGTTATATATTAATGACAATAATTCAAAAATATTTTTCACTTGTCATAATAAAATCCTATCTGACAATCTAAAGAAAAGGATTCCAGATTTTTTCAACTTTATGAAAGTTGAACAACAGATTGAATGGGATTCTAGACTTTGGTGCACGAATGCTTGGGGATCAAATTCTTACCCTAATTCTGGAGCATACAGATATATTTGTGCATTCTATAAAATACCATTTTACAGATTTTCATATCAAATGTCATTTAGCAAGGCATGCCAACTTGCTATTAATGATATTAGGAAGAAATATCCAGAAGATGCTCCTTTTGCTCTCACATATATGTTTATAGATGAAAGCCAAGATTTTGACGATAACTTTTTTGATCTTTGTGAACTTGTTACTGAAAAAAATATCTATATAGCTGGTGATATTTTTCAAAGTATTTTTGATGAGACTATTTCAAGTACAATAGAACCTGACTTCCTTCTTGGAAAATGCTACCGTACAGACCCCAAGACATTAATGTTTGCACATGGCCTAGGGATGGGGCTTTTTGAAAAAACTAAATTAAGGTGGTTAGAGGAAAAAGAATGGAAAGATTGTGGCTATAATGTACACATTAAAAACGCTCAATATTTCTTAAGCAGAGAACCTCTCAAAAGATTTGAAGACTTAAATGATAATTTTGAGAGCATCAGAATAGTGGAGGCCACCGAATCATTTTCTGATACAATAGTCTCTATAATCAAAGAAATTATACAGGAAAATAAGACTGTTAAGCCGGACGATATAGGTATAATCTTATTAGACAGTAATAAAGACATATATGAACTTGCAGATATTTTAGAGATTAAAATCCAAAAAGAGTTTGGATGGAAGGCGAATAAAACATACGAGTCTAAAGAAAAGCGGCATGATACATTACTTATCAGTAACAGGAATAATGTTAAAGGGTTAGAGTTTCCATTTGTAATCTGTGTGACTAAAAAAATAACTTGTAGTCCAAGTTACCGAAATTCATTATATACAATGCTTACACGCTCTTTCCTTAAATCGTTTTTTGTAACTCAACCAGGAAAAAGATCTGGCTTGACAAGCAAAATGAAGGAAGGCTTAAAACACATTATTTCTCAAAAAGAAATGGTAATTAAAGAACCATCAGAGGAAGAGAAGAAAAAGATTAGAACTAGATTCAAATACAGTCTAAAAAAACTATCTCACTACGACTTAATGATGAAAATTTTTAAAGAATTGAAAGTAGAAAAAAGATATCAAGACAAACTATTACAAGCTACTCAGCAGATGGATATGATAGAAAGTGACCAAATAATTTTAAAAGAATTCATTAAGGATAATCTGAAATATATTAAAGGCTAG
- a CDS encoding DUF1566 domain-containing protein, with translation MSVMAEQAEVTEKRYAILIASSCYPKEPGLKDLRCPENDVDALDAVLRSPDFGGFTKTFVFKNRPNHEVLERIETVLGEAGQHDLVLIYFSGHGKLNPAGQLCLATANTKLRALGSTSIQAAEIKSYFGHSASRKKILLLDCCYSGAVGKDFARGGVDDQLQLVSRGQGTFIMTASTGIEVAVEKEGDQYGLFTKHLVQGIRSGEADKNEDGFVDMQELYEYVHEKVRGEGAQKPMQWGLGVKGSIIIARSGRIAKEKWRQEMERGLHRFAADGLLTSRLVNEAIQVLNIPKKKLVGSEQQRIVLIEQLIDSRLGMADFMEQWMDLRCLDCAAVAQKSSTIKCESAERYIGRRYINHGDGTITDTKTGLIWKRCLEGLSGGNCEEGKVETYTWDVAVKRFKNVTYAGFTDWRLPTIDELKTLVYCSEGKDKEGRCKDGSEKPTINQQAFPNIEALRVWSGSPNADGSGYAWYVYFGNGFSYALSRSNFSAVRLVRDGQ, from the coding sequence ATGTCGGTAATGGCTGAACAGGCCGAAGTGACTGAAAAACGCTATGCAATTCTTATTGCCAGCAGCTGCTACCCGAAAGAGCCGGGTCTGAAGGATCTGCGTTGCCCGGAGAATGATGTTGATGCGCTGGATGCCGTGTTGCGCTCGCCTGATTTCGGCGGATTCACCAAGACCTTTGTTTTCAAGAACCGGCCCAACCATGAGGTGCTGGAACGGATTGAGACCGTGCTGGGCGAGGCAGGTCAGCACGATCTGGTGCTCATCTATTTTTCTGGACACGGTAAGCTGAATCCGGCAGGACAGCTCTGTCTTGCCACGGCAAATACTAAGCTGCGGGCCTTGGGTTCCACCTCCATTCAGGCCGCAGAGATTAAATCTTATTTTGGTCATTCCGCGAGCAGGAAAAAGATTCTCCTGCTGGACTGCTGCTACAGCGGGGCTGTGGGTAAAGATTTTGCCAGGGGGGGCGTTGACGATCAGTTGCAGCTCGTGTCCCGAGGGCAGGGCACCTTTATCATGACTGCGTCTACCGGCATTGAGGTGGCAGTGGAAAAGGAGGGCGATCAATACGGCCTGTTCACCAAGCATCTTGTGCAGGGGATTCGTTCCGGCGAGGCGGATAAGAACGAGGATGGCTTTGTGGATATGCAGGAGCTGTATGAGTATGTCCATGAGAAGGTGCGGGGGGAAGGGGCGCAAAAGCCCATGCAATGGGGGCTTGGTGTCAAAGGCAGCATAATTATTGCCAGGAGCGGCAGGATTGCGAAAGAGAAGTGGCGACAGGAGATGGAGCGGGGCCTGCATCGCTTTGCCGCAGACGGGTTGTTGACCAGCAGGCTTGTCAATGAAGCAATACAAGTCCTGAATATCCCAAAGAAGAAACTGGTCGGCAGCGAGCAACAACGTATTGTCCTGATTGAGCAGCTCATAGACAGCAGGCTCGGCATGGCTGATTTCATGGAACAGTGGATGGACTTGCGCTGTCTTGACTGTGCAGCGGTAGCGCAGAAAAGCTCAACAATCAAGTGTGAATCAGCAGAGCGATATATTGGGAGGCGATATATTAATCATGGCGATGGCACGATAACGGACACGAAAACCGGTTTGATATGGAAACGCTGTTTAGAAGGTTTGTCCGGTGGTAACTGCGAAGAGGGAAAGGTGGAAACCTATACGTGGGATGTTGCCGTGAAGCGTTTCAAGAATGTTACCTACGCAGGCTTTACTGATTGGCGGCTGCCGACCATTGATGAGCTGAAAACCTTGGTGTATTGCAGCGAGGGAAAAGATAAAGAGGGCAGATGCAAGGATGGTTCTGAAAAACCGACGATCAACCAGCAGGCTTTTCCAAATATTGAGGCATTACGTGTCTGGTCCGGGTCGCCGAATGCTGACGGCTCGGGCTACGCGTGGTACGTCTATTTCGGCAACGGCTTTTCCTACGCCCTCAGCCGCAGCAACTTCAGTGCGGTGCGGCTGGTGCGCGACGGACAGTGA